A part of Haloarchaeobius sp. HME9146 genomic DNA contains:
- the trmY gene encoding tRNA (pseudouridine(54)-N(1))-methyltransferase TrmY has translation MRQFIVLGHEVPTTADFSLDALASEGGRMDLLARCLNAAFLASHGIREDVRVHLVLGDEYTVTVDGSEVRNLHPDERSIAALVRNALDHREDAIGHMPAEASPGVSIRRFGFETILEECARDGTVVQLHEDGDPASEAELPENPVFVLSDHTDFTDEEESLLADAADLRLRLGPRILHADHSITVAHHWLDTQGYQHF, from the coding sequence ATGCGCCAGTTCATCGTCCTGGGTCACGAGGTCCCGACGACCGCCGACTTCTCGCTCGACGCGCTCGCCAGCGAGGGCGGCCGGATGGACCTGCTCGCTCGCTGTCTCAATGCCGCCTTCCTCGCCAGCCACGGCATCCGCGAGGACGTCCGCGTCCACCTCGTCCTGGGCGACGAGTACACCGTCACCGTCGACGGGAGCGAGGTCCGGAACCTCCACCCCGACGAGCGCTCCATCGCCGCGCTCGTCCGCAACGCCCTCGACCACCGCGAGGACGCCATCGGGCACATGCCCGCCGAGGCCTCGCCCGGGGTGTCCATCCGGCGGTTCGGCTTCGAGACGATTCTCGAGGAGTGCGCCCGCGACGGAACCGTCGTCCAGCTCCACGAGGACGGTGACCCCGCCAGCGAGGCCGAGCTCCCCGAGAACCCCGTGTTCGTCCTCTCGGACCACACCGACTTCACCGACGAGGAGGAGTCCCTGCTCGCCGACGCTGCCGACCTGCGCCTCCGGCTCGGCCCGCGAATCCTCCACGCCGACCACTCCATCACGGTCGCGCACCACTGGCTCGACACTCAGGGATACCAACACTTCTGA